One segment of Cellulomonas fulva DNA contains the following:
- a CDS encoding TDT family transporter, with product MLHPAPARLPLTAAHVTPNWFAAVMGTGIVATSAAGLPVQVPGLRVAATVVWLVAAALLVVLVGATARHWYAYRGTARGHHLDPVMAHFYGAPPMAFLTVGAGSLLLGPALLGDRAALVVGATAWTVGTVLGLASAVAVPVLQLTRHARSDEAPFAGWLMPVVPPMVSAATGALLLPRVPAGQARLTFALALGAMFGIALLATVLVLPLVWGRLVRHGVGAPALVPTLWIVLGPLGQSATAALALGGEADLVVAQPTARLLEVAGVLYAVPVLGFAVLWATIAVVVTRRAARTGLPFALTWWAFTFPVGTCVTGLSGLALHTGSRAAGALAVASFVALVGAWLVVAGRTWHGSVVTRALLHPAAAA from the coding sequence ATGCTGCACCCCGCCCCCGCCCGCCTCCCGCTGACCGCCGCGCACGTCACCCCCAACTGGTTCGCGGCCGTCATGGGCACGGGGATCGTCGCGACGTCCGCGGCCGGGCTGCCGGTGCAGGTGCCCGGGCTGCGCGTGGCGGCGACCGTGGTCTGGCTGGTCGCGGCGGCGCTGCTCGTCGTGCTGGTCGGTGCCACCGCCCGGCACTGGTACGCCTACCGCGGCACCGCGCGCGGGCACCACCTCGACCCGGTGATGGCGCACTTCTACGGGGCCCCGCCGATGGCGTTCCTCACCGTCGGTGCCGGGAGCCTGCTGCTGGGACCCGCGCTGCTCGGCGACCGGGCCGCGCTCGTCGTCGGCGCAACCGCGTGGACCGTCGGCACGGTGCTGGGGCTCGCCTCCGCGGTCGCCGTCCCCGTCCTGCAGCTGACCCGGCACGCCCGGTCCGACGAGGCGCCGTTCGCCGGGTGGCTGATGCCGGTGGTGCCCCCGATGGTCTCGGCCGCGACCGGTGCGCTCCTGCTCCCCCGCGTCCCCGCGGGCCAGGCACGGCTGACGTTCGCCCTCGCCCTCGGCGCCATGTTCGGGATCGCGCTCCTGGCGACGGTGCTGGTGCTGCCGCTGGTGTGGGGCCGCCTGGTGCGGCACGGCGTCGGCGCGCCCGCGCTGGTGCCGACGCTCTGGATCGTGCTCGGCCCGCTCGGTCAGTCGGCGACCGCGGCGCTCGCCCTCGGCGGCGAGGCGGACCTCGTCGTCGCCCAGCCGACCGCACGCCTGCTCGAGGTGGCGGGCGTCCTGTACGCCGTGCCCGTCCTCGGCTTCGCGGTGCTGTGGGCCACCATCGCGGTCGTCGTCACCCGGCGCGCCGCGCGGACCGGGCTGCCGTTCGCGCTCACCTGGTGGGCGTTCACGTTCCCGGTCGGCACGTGCGTGACCGGCCTGTCGGGGCTGGCGCTGCACACCGGCTCGCGCGCGGCGGGGGCGCTCGCCGTCGCGTCGTTCGTCGCGCTCGTCGGCGCGTGGCTCGTCGTCGCGGGTCGCACCTGGCACGGCAGCGTCGTCACCC
- a CDS encoding LysR family transcriptional regulator: MADLTALRVLVAVDRDGSISAAARALGLSQQAVSQRVRGLEREVGARLVARSTRGSALTETGRLVAAWAGEVVDAATRFDVAVEALRAPGATPLRVAASLTVAEYLLPAWLVRLRAAGVPGGDAVELTAVNSAGVVELVRAGSHDVGFVETPHPPEDLRRRTLGHDELVVVVGPDHAWARRATPLTSAELAATPLVTREPGSGTRAALEAALARHLAIEVADLPRPLAQLPTTAAVRATVAAGAGPAVLSLLAVRDALAAGSLRRVPLADLRLTRPLSVVWSPTLPRVPDAARALLEIIAAERTRTGEGRTMG, encoded by the coding sequence GTGGCTGACCTGACCGCCCTGCGGGTGCTCGTCGCCGTCGACCGGGACGGGAGCATCTCTGCCGCGGCGCGTGCGCTGGGACTGAGCCAGCAGGCCGTCTCGCAGCGCGTGCGCGGGCTCGAGCGGGAGGTCGGTGCGCGGCTCGTCGCACGGTCGACCCGCGGGTCCGCGCTCACCGAGACCGGCCGGCTGGTCGCCGCGTGGGCCGGGGAGGTCGTCGACGCCGCGACCCGGTTCGACGTCGCGGTCGAGGCGCTGCGCGCTCCCGGCGCCACACCCCTGCGGGTCGCCGCGAGCCTGACGGTCGCCGAGTACCTGCTGCCCGCGTGGCTGGTCCGGCTGCGCGCCGCCGGCGTCCCGGGCGGCGACGCCGTCGAGCTCACGGCGGTGAACAGCGCGGGCGTGGTCGAGCTGGTGCGCGCCGGCAGCCACGACGTCGGCTTCGTCGAGACCCCGCACCCGCCCGAGGACCTGCGCAGGCGCACGCTCGGGCACGACGAGCTCGTCGTCGTCGTCGGTCCCGACCACGCGTGGGCACGCCGGGCGACCCCGCTGACCTCCGCCGAGCTCGCCGCGACGCCGCTGGTGACGCGCGAGCCCGGTTCCGGGACGCGCGCCGCGCTCGAGGCCGCGCTCGCCCGACACCTCGCCATCGAGGTCGCCGACCTGCCCCGCCCGCTCGCGCAGCTGCCGACCACGGCGGCCGTGCGCGCCACCGTCGCCGCCGGTGCGGGTCCGGCCGTGCTCAGCCTGCTCGCGGTGCGCGACGCGCTCGCGGCCGGGAGCCTGCGCCGCGTGCCGCTCGCCGACCTGCGCCTGACCCGTCCGCTGAGCGTCGTCTGGTCGCCCACGCTCCCGCGTGTGCCGGACGCGGCCCGCGCCCTGCTCGAGATCATCGCCGCCGAGCGGACACGCACGGGCGAAGGGCGCACCATGGGGTGA